The Flavobacterium sp. K5-23 genome segment GCTGAAAACGCAATCAATAAAGCTTTCGAAACAGAGATTTCACAAAACAAAATCGACCTATGTATTGTCGAGAAAAACTTATGTATCATTGCTTTAGTTGGTGAAAATATGAAAAACCACCAAGGGCTAAGTGGTAAAATGTTTAGCACATTGGGTAAAAACAATGTTAATATTCGTGCGATTGCTCAGGGAGCTTCTGAAAGAAACATATCAGCAGTAATCAATGAAAGAGATGTGAAAAAAGCATTGAACACACTTCACGAACGCTTTTTTGAAGACAATACAAAACAATTGAATTTGTTTGTAATGGGCGTTGGAAATGTAGGTGAAAAATTCATCGACCAAATAAATCAACAAAATAAATTCCTGAAAGACAATTTAAAAATAAACCTGAGAGTTATTGCCTTGGCTAATTCCAGAAAAATGCTTTTTGATGAAGATGGAATTAATTTAGAATCATGGCAACCTCTTTTGGACAAGGGAGAAGAAGCCAACAAAGACCTTTTTATTTACAATGTAAAACAACTCAATTTACGCAACAGTATTTTTGTGGATATAACGGCAAACGAAAGTGTTTCACAAACCTACGAACACTTTTTAAGAGAAAGCGTTGCTGTAGTGACTTGCAATAAAATTGCCTGTTCTTCAGCTTATGACAATTATAAAAACCTAAAAAATCTATCACGAAGATACAATGCTCCTTTCTTGTTTGAAACGAATGTTGGGGCGGGATTACCTATCATTGACACCGTTAAAAACTTAGTAGTATCAGGTGATAAAGTCAATAAAATACAAGCAGTTTTATCAGGAAGCTTGAACTTTATATTCAATAATTTCGATAAAAACAATTCTTTTTATGATGTAGTGAAAGAAGCTGGTGTACAAGGTTTTACTGAGCCAGATCCGAAAATTGATTTGAGCGGTATTGACGTTGCCAGAAAGATATTAATTTTGATTCGCGAAAGCGGTTATAAAATGGAAATTGAAGAAATTGAAAATAAATCTTTTCTTCCTGTTGAATGCATGGAAACAACAAACAATGAAGATTTCTTTAAATCACTCATCGATTATGCTGGCCATTTCGAAGCTATTTTGGCTGAGGCAAATGAAAAAGAAAGCCGATTAAAATTTGTAGCCCAGTTTGAAAATGGTAAAGCAAGCGTTGGTTTACAATTCATCCCAAAAGACCATCCATTTTATAACTTAGAAGGAAAAGACAATATCGTATTGTTTTATACCGATCGTTATGTAGACCAGCCTTTATTGATAAAAGGTGCTGGTGCTGGTGCTGCGGTCACGGCTTCGGGAATTTTTGCTGATGTGATTAGAATTGGAAATGTGTAATTTTAAGATACAGAGTAACTAAGGAACAAAGTAGCAAAGTTTAGTCGTTTATCTATAAACACAAGGCTTTGAAAACTTTGCAACTTTGAACCTTGCACCTTTGAAACTAATAAGAAATGAACGAAATAAAAATATTTTGCCCTGGAACAATAGCCAATCTTTCTTGTGGATTTGATGTCCTTGGATTGTGTTTAGACACAGTGGGTGATGAAATGATTATTCGGAAATCCGATCAAAAAGGAATTCGCATCACTAAAATTGTGGGTGCCAACTTACCTCTAGAAACCGAAAAAAATGTGGCTGGAGTTGCAGCTTTGGCAATGCTAGATGCTTTACAATCTGATGCGGGTTTTGAAATCGAAATCTACAAAAACATCAAAGCCGGAAGCGGAATTGGCAGTAGCGCTGCCAGTTCAGCGGGAGCCGTTTTTGGAATCAATGAATTACTGGGAAGACCTTTCGAAATTAAAGATTTGGTTCCTTTTGCCATGCAAGGAGAAAAACTAGCCTGCGGTAACGCCCATGCTGATAATGTTGCTCCTGCCCTATTGGGTGGCTTTACATTAGTGAGAAGTTACAGTCCACTGGATATTATTAAAATAGAAAGTCCTTCAGAATTATACGCTACTGTTGTTCATCCACAGATTGAACTAAAAACATCGGATGCGCGCTCTGTATTAAAGCAAACGGTTTCCCTGAAAAGTGCCATTATGCAATGGGGAAATGTAGGCGGATTGATTGCCGGTTTGTATACCAAGGATTATGATTTGATAGGACGGTCGTTGCATGACGAAATTGTGGAACCTTTGCGAAGCGTATTGATTCCGGGATTTAATTTAATCAAACAAACCGCTTTAGAAAATGGAGCCTTGGGTTCTGGAATATCGGGCTCTGGCCCTTCTATTTTTGCTTTAAGTAAAGGGGAAGCTACCGCAAATAAAATCGCCAAAGCCATGAGTGCCGTTTATGACGAAATGAAATTACCCTACGAGATTCATGTTTCAAAAGTGAATCCTGATGGTGTTAGAATAATTAGATAATGAGATTGCTTCGTGCCTCGCAATGACAAAAAAATGAAATACTACAGTTTAAACCATAACGCCCCAAAAGTTTCTTTTCAAGAAGCCGTAATACAAGGATTAGCAAGCGATAAAGGATTATATTTTCCTGAAACGATTACGCCGTTACCACAAGCCTTTTTTGATTCTATTGAAAGTTTAAGCAATGAAGAAATTGCTTTTCAAGCTATAAAACAATATGTAGGAGACGAAATTCCAGAGAATATCTTAAAAGAAATCATTGCCGAAACGCTTTGTTTTGATTTTCCGGTTGTCGAAGTCGAAAAAGGAATTTATTCCCTTGAATTATTTTATGGACCTACAATGGCTTTCAAGGATGTAGGTGCACGGTTTATGTCCCGTTGTTTGGGGTATTTTAACAAAGATAAAAAAGACAGTAAAAACACGGTTCTAGTAGCAACCTCTGGAGATACCGGTGGCGCCGTTGCCAGCGGATTCCTGAGTGTAAACGGTGTGGAAGTAATTATCCTTTATCCATCAGGGAAAGTGAGTGATATTCAAGAAAGACAGTTGACGACTTTGGGGCAAAATATTAGAGCCCTTGAAGTTGATGGCGTTTTTGATGATTGCCAGGATATGGTCAAAAAAGCTTTTTTGGACGAAAGTTTGAAACACCACAATCTAACCTCCGCTAATTCTATAAATATTGCACGCTGGTTGCCACAGATGTTTTATTTTTTCTTTGCATATAAAGCCTTAAAAAAACAAAACAAACCGTTAGTTTTCTCTTGTCCAAGTGGAAATTTCGGGAATATTTGCGCGGGAATTATCGCCAAAAAAATGGGCTTGCCTGTGGAACATTTTGTTGCTTCTACCAATGTGAATGATACTGTCCCTCGATTCTTGGAAAACGGCGTTTACGATCCAAAACCCTCCAAAGCAACGATTTCTAATGCAATGGATGTAGGGAATCCAAGTAATTTTATTCGAATACAGGAAATGTACCAGAATGATTTGGCGCAATTCAAAAAGGATTTCTCGTCCTTTACGTTTACTGATGCAGAGACTTTAGAAGCTATGAAAACAATCTACAATAAGGGCGGTTATATCGCTGAACCACACGGAGCTGTTGGCTATTTAGGATTGAAAAAAGAATTGCAAAATCACCCTAATGCACTTGGGATTTTCTTGGAAACCGCTCATCCAATCAAGTTTTTGGACACTGTTGAACCAACATTAAACGTAAAACTATCTATTCCTGCGCAAATTGAAAGCGTGTTAGGAAAAGAGAAAGTAAGTACAAAAATTAAAACATATGAGGAGTTTAAAGCATTTTTAGGGTAAATCTTAAATACTCATTAAATTATACAAACCGACTGAAGAGTGATTTTTAGTCGGTTTTTTTATGGAATAACTTTTCTGATTCTATTTTAGGGTTGGGTTAGTATATTGTAAGTAAAATCAATATGTTTTGATAGAACAAATAAAACGATTTCATAAAATGAAACAAACTCTCCTTTTCTAAACTTGATACTGGGTGAAATATTTATTCAGCAAAATGACCAATTCGGTTTTGTCTATAGGTTTTGTAATATAATCATTAGATCCAGATACAATCGCTTTTTCTCTATCTCCCGTAAGTCCAAAAGCCGACTGGGTTATGATAATTACATCCTTATTAAATTCCCTAATCAGTTTAGTTGCTTCGTAACCATTCATCTCAGGCATTTGAACATCCATTAGAATTAAATCAACATCTGGGTTTTCTTTGAATTTTTCAACTGCTTGACGCCCCGTTTTAGCTTCGATTATTTCTTTTCCAAATTCATTTACTGATTTTAAAATTAACTTTCTTGAAATAGCATCATCGTCTGCAATTAGTATTTTTAATTTTGTGTTTAATTGAAGTGTATTTTGTATTTCAGGTTTTAGAATTCTATATGTTTGTGGCATATATTCTTTATTTTCCGTGTTAAACGGTAAAGTAAAAAAGAAGGTACTTCCAATTCCTTCTTGGCTTTCAAGCCAAATTTCACCCCCCAATAAATTCACAAAAGCTTTTGCTATGGCTAACCCTAATCCCGCACCTTGCCGTGCTTGAATGTTTGCAATATCTACTTGAATAAACCGATCAAAAACTGCAGCTTGTCGCTCTATTGGGATACCAATTCCAGTATCTTTTATATAGAATTCCACTCCTTCCTCTTTAATTGTATATCCAAAATCAATTTTACCTTTATCAGTATATTTTATTGCGTTTTTAACTAAGTTTGTTAGAACAGCATAGAGTTTTTCAGGATCTGTCACCATATAAAGAGCTGGGAACAGCTTACTATTGTACGACAATTGAATTGATTTTTCTCCGGCTTCCAGTTTTAATAGATCATATACGAAATCTACACTTTCATTAATATTGATTTCACGTAGACTAACTTCCATCATTCCGGATTCAATTTTGGAAATATCTATAATTTCAGAAATAAGGTTGAGCATACGCGCACCACTTATTTGAATTAGTTTAATATATTCCTGCTGTTCTTCCTTATCTAGTCCTGGCTCACTCAACAAGGAAGAAAATCCTAGAATACCATTCATAGGAGTTCTAATTTCGTGACTCATATTAGCAAGAAAAGCTGATTTTAAACGGTCGCTTTCCTCCGCTTTTTCTTTCGCTTTTACTAATTCTAATTCTGTTTTTTTGCGATTGGTTATATCCGTAAAAAAGATGGAAATTCCATTTTCTGTTGGAAAAATACTTTTTTCTAACCATTTATCCATAGGTGAGTAATACTGTTCCATTTGAATGGAAACCTTTTCGTTCATTACTTTTTCATAATTCAGGTGAGATTGTTGTCCCAATCCTTCAGGAAATTCCTCCCATATATTTTTACCGATTAATTCTTCTGGATTTCTCTCAAAAATTTCTCCAGCTTTAGAATTTATATAAGTATAATGCCATTTATTATCAAGTGAAACAAAAGCGTCACTCATACTTTCTAATATGTTTTTTAAAAAGTTTCTTTCTTCATTTTGCACTTTTTCAGCAATTTTATTTTTATGGATGTCTCTAATAGAACCAATCATTCGAACTGGTTTTCCATTTTCATCAAATATTGCTTTTCCAATAGCGTTTTGCCATCTGTATTTATTAGATTGGTGCAAATGTCTATATTCTACATTATAATCTTTATCAAATTCTAAATGATCCTTTATCGCTTGTATTACGAAACCTTTATCTTCAGGGTGAATTCTAATTTCCCAATCTTTATATGCCAGTTGAAGCTCTTTGTGGTCGCCTTTAAATCCTAAAATTTCATAAAATCTTTTAGAAAAAATAATCTCATTTGTTTCTAAATTCCATTCCCATATACCGTCTTTTGTCGCATCGATGGCAATTCTATATTTCTTTTCACTTTCTTCAATTTGTTTTTTTGAAGATAGTAAATCGATTTCCATTTTCTTTTGTTCCGTAATATCGATTTCTATTCCATCCCAACAAACAATTCCTTCAATACTACGAGCATGGGAAACATAATAAGACCATCTTATGCTTCCATCTGGATTTATGACTCTTGCCTCTTTTTTAAAAACACTTTTATTTTCCAATGCCTCTTTTTCAACACGAATGAGGTCTTCGATATCATCAGGATGTATTTTACCATAAATTAAAGTTGGATTTTCCATTGCCTCTTCAGGAGTACAACCATATAACTGGATCACTGCATTACTGACATAATTAAATTTTCTAATATTATGATCAGGCATGGCTACTTGATAAATCATACCATTTACTAAATTGTCCGAAAGTGATTTTAGTTGTCCTTGATTATCGCTTAGTTCTTTATTTGATTTATTTATCTTTAAAATTAAATTAAAAAATATTATGCAAATTAAGGTTAACAAAAAGGCAGTTATGAATAATGCAGTAAGAAAGTCAGAATTTAATATTGATGATAATTTATTAAGTTTTAATGTTATCAGAGAGTCAATTTGATCCACTTGTTTCTCTAAACTATAAAATTGTATACGTAAGTTTGTTTCTTGTTTTGGATTACTGATTCCTGAATAATTATAATCTTTTAAGTTTTCTTTAAAAATTGTAATGTTTTTAATAAAAGAAAATAATATTTTTTTTTCAGCTATAGAAATGGTATTAAGTTCAGATAGATTGTCAAGCGTTAAGCTTTTATTAAATACTTTAATTGCTTGATTTACATAAGCAATCCCTACCTCTTGTTTAAAGGGCGAATTTGAATTTTCGGCAAGTGCTATATGTAAAAAACCTTTTGTAAGGTCAATTCTTGCCTGTCGAATGTTTTGTAATATTACAATCTCTTGCTTTATCTCTTGCTTTTGTTTGAAGTAAACCCAAGTAATACTTGAACATAGCAATATTGAAGATACAACAACTATAAATAGCCAAGATTTTAAGCTTAAATTTTTTATATAATTCATTTACAATATTAAATTAATTAGCTAATGTTTTAATATTTTTCTTGTGCTTGTAGTCCCTGGTAATTCGTCCTTAGAGAAACCAAATATTGTCAATAATTCGATATGTTTAGGACTGCCTATAAATTCCTTCAATTCTTTGTTCCAGGCTTTTTGCAACTGAACATCTTTTTTTTGAAATTCAACTGCTCCGTAGCCTAATTGTCCATTATATTTCACACTTGGTTGAGTAAACGGTTCCGCAACTTGCAACAAATCCATTTTTCCATGAGTGAACATCCAGCGAAGTGCTGGGAGTGTTAATGCTAAACCATCAGCTAAATAAGTTTCGACCGCAATTTTTCCGGATTCTATATCTGGCACTAACACAAGTTGATTCCCTTTGAATCCTATTTCTCTTAAAAGTGATTCTTCTATTGAACCCTCTAAAACAGCCATTTTAAAATCCTTAATCCCTAAAGTTTGTTCATAAGATGAAATTTTTTCAGGGTTTCCTTTGACAACAATCAGTACTTGTTTAACATAAAATGTAGGTTCAGAAAAATTAATCCTCTTTGATCTTTCTTTAGTAATAAACATTCCAGTTGCAATTATGTCAATTTTATTAGATTCTAATTCATTGATCAACAACCCAAATTCAACAAGTCTCCACTCAATATTTTTAATCCCTAACCTATTTGCAATTTCTTTTGCCACCATTGTTGAGAGACCAGTGACTTCACCATTGGGCTTAACAAAAGCGTAAGGAGCTTCAATCGAATACCCTATTCTTATAGTATCCTTTTCCTGAATATCAGTTAATGAATTGTCTTTATAAAGAAAAATAACAACTGTAGTTATTACAATTATAACCACTATAAAAAATATAATTATTTTCTTCATTTTTAAATATTTGATTTAAAATTTAAAAATACAATTTATATTGTTAAATAATAACTTAACATCCTGATTTTAAATATATTTATTTTGTAACACAGTCCCGGTTTGATATTATTTTTGTGCTATTTTCACTTCATTTAGAAATTAATATAAGAGATAAAATCTTTTAGATTTGTATCTATAAGAATATTATTGTTTAATTCGAATGCGAATAGTGTTTTTTTATTATTTCTAATGCGGGTTTATTTTGTGGCGTGTAGTCAATGCTTTTTTCTTTTTTATAATAATCATCAGTAAACCATTTCCAAGCAAAACCACCTTGATACCAGGATTTATTTTTAAATGTATCGAATAAGGCTTCATAAGAATTCGCTTGTGCTTCATTGTTTTCAATAGTGTTGGCTTCACTCCAAGGTTCGTTTATTATAGTTTTTAATGACTGCGAATACTTTAGAGTAGCATTAATAACAAAATGAAATTTTTACCTTTTAAACTACAACACACCCCCTAACCCCTATAACTCCGGCTTATATTCGTTTTGGAGTCGTTGAATCTTCGATTTCAAGAGGGGAATTCGCCCCCGTTAACATTTAACCTTTAGTTGTTTTTTAAGTAAATAAGTCGAAACATTTTAAACCCGATCGGATATACTTAACTTTTCTAGGTTTATTTGTCAATTTCGACGAAGGAGAAATCACATTAGTTACTCTCTTTATGTGATTTCTCCCGATGGTCGAAATGACAAATAAATCCTTAACCTTAATGACATTGTGCTCGCGTAAGGGATTGCGGCGGCATCCTTTATTTTTTTCTTTATAAAAATAAAGATAGAGCCAAAAGCCCGACCCCAAAGCTGCAGATACGTATATCTAAAAACGAATTCTCTGCTTTGGGGTTACGCCCAATTACTATTTATTGTACGTTGGTTTTAAACAGTGAAACAGTTTCTACAAATCATTGAATTTAAATTTCTGCCCCCCAATAGACGCTTCATACATAAGTCCGCCTTTTTGCATAGTGAAAACCATAACGCCATCAGTATATTTCACATTTGCTGAAGCACCTTCAGTCACCGCTACTGCTGATGCTTGCGCTGCAAACTCGAATCGGCTGTCTTTAAATCTTTCCAATTCCTTTTTAGACTCAAAAAATATCACCTCACGATAGGCTTGGCCACCTGCCTGAAACCCAATACTTATTTGTGACAGCTTAGCCATTCCTACAACTTTGTTGTGTTCATAAACTGTCCCATTACCCGCAGCACCTCCAATACCGAATCCGCCTTTTCCTACATTAGGAAAAATGACGTAACCTGATGCTTTTTCAAAAAGTACTTTCATTAGAGGATCACTTTTTATGAATTCCGCCTTTGCTGAATGACTATCAGCTATAATTTTATTCTTTTTAGCTTTCGATTGTCCGAAAATAGGTGTTATTATAAGTACACACGTCATAACCATTATCCAAATAACATTA includes the following:
- a CDS encoding transporter substrate-binding domain-containing protein, with the translated sequence MKKIIIFFIVVIIVITTVVIFLYKDNSLTDIQEKDTIRIGYSIEAPYAFVKPNGEVTGLSTMVAKEIANRLGIKNIEWRLVEFGLLINELESNKIDIIATGMFITKERSKRINFSEPTFYVKQVLIVVKGNPEKISSYEQTLGIKDFKMAVLEGSIEESLLREIGFKGNQLVLVPDIESGKIAVETYLADGLALTLPALRWMFTHGKMDLLQVAEPFTQPSVKYNGQLGYGAVEFQKKDVQLQKAWNKELKEFIGSPKHIELLTIFGFSKDELPGTTSTRKILKH
- the thrA gene encoding bifunctional aspartate kinase/homoserine dehydrogenase I encodes the protein MKVLKFGGTSVANAQNIKLALDIILNKAKQEQLIVVVSALSKVTDLLQLASEKAASKDEIYKEIVAEIEKKHLDTIKELIPVSEQSGLLSHVKRIINHLETLLDGCFLLGELSLRTSDTILSFGELLSSYIIAEALKQDVIKCSYKDSGELIKTNANFGKAAVNFEITNKLISDFFTLNNSQVVVMPGFIASTLDGKNTTLGRGGSDYTAAIMAGALNATDLEIWTDVNGMYTANPKIVKQAQPIASISYQEAMELSHFGAKVLFPPTIQPVLRKNIPILIKNTFDPEAEGTCISNNAVANGNPVKGISHIDNITLITLEGPGMIGVSGSSKRLFEVLSQEDINVVFITQASSEHSICIGILNTDAQVAENAINKAFETEISQNKIDLCIVEKNLCIIALVGENMKNHQGLSGKMFSTLGKNNVNIRAIAQGASERNISAVINERDVKKALNTLHERFFEDNTKQLNLFVMGVGNVGEKFIDQINQQNKFLKDNLKINLRVIALANSRKMLFDEDGINLESWQPLLDKGEEANKDLFIYNVKQLNLRNSIFVDITANESVSQTYEHFLRESVAVVTCNKIACSSAYDNYKNLKNLSRRYNAPFLFETNVGAGLPIIDTVKNLVVSGDKVNKIQAVLSGSLNFIFNNFDKNNSFYDVVKEAGVQGFTEPDPKIDLSGIDVARKILILIRESGYKMEIEEIENKSFLPVECMETTNNEDFFKSLIDYAGHFEAILAEANEKESRLKFVAQFENGKASVGLQFIPKDHPFYNLEGKDNIVLFYTDRYVDQPLLIKGAGAGAAVTASGIFADVIRIGNV
- a CDS encoding YSC84-related protein, translated to MKNCNVIWIMVMTCVLIITPIFGQSKAKKNKIIADSHSAKAEFIKSDPLMKVLFEKASGYVIFPNVGKGGFGIGGAAGNGTVYEHNKVVGMAKLSQISIGFQAGGQAYREVIFFESKKELERFKDSRFEFAAQASAVAVTEGASANVKYTDGVMVFTMQKGGLMYEASIGGQKFKFNDL
- the thrC gene encoding threonine synthase; this encodes MKYYSLNHNAPKVSFQEAVIQGLASDKGLYFPETITPLPQAFFDSIESLSNEEIAFQAIKQYVGDEIPENILKEIIAETLCFDFPVVEVEKGIYSLELFYGPTMAFKDVGARFMSRCLGYFNKDKKDSKNTVLVATSGDTGGAVASGFLSVNGVEVIILYPSGKVSDIQERQLTTLGQNIRALEVDGVFDDCQDMVKKAFLDESLKHHNLTSANSINIARWLPQMFYFFFAYKALKKQNKPLVFSCPSGNFGNICAGIIAKKMGLPVEHFVASTNVNDTVPRFLENGVYDPKPSKATISNAMDVGNPSNFIRIQEMYQNDLAQFKKDFSSFTFTDAETLEAMKTIYNKGGYIAEPHGAVGYLGLKKELQNHPNALGIFLETAHPIKFLDTVEPTLNVKLSIPAQIESVLGKEKVSTKIKTYEEFKAFLG
- a CDS encoding PAS domain-containing protein, which gives rise to MNYIKNLSLKSWLFIVVVSSILLCSSITWVYFKQKQEIKQEIVILQNIRQARIDLTKGFLHIALAENSNSPFKQEVGIAYVNQAIKVFNKSLTLDNLSELNTISIAEKKILFSFIKNITIFKENLKDYNYSGISNPKQETNLRIQFYSLEKQVDQIDSLITLKLNKLSSILNSDFLTALFITAFLLTLICIIFFNLILKINKSNKELSDNQGQLKSLSDNLVNGMIYQVAMPDHNIRKFNYVSNAVIQLYGCTPEEAMENPTLIYGKIHPDDIEDLIRVEKEALENKSVFKKEARVINPDGSIRWSYYVSHARSIEGIVCWDGIEIDITEQKKMEIDLLSSKKQIEESEKKYRIAIDATKDGIWEWNLETNEIIFSKRFYEILGFKGDHKELQLAYKDWEIRIHPEDKGFVIQAIKDHLEFDKDYNVEYRHLHQSNKYRWQNAIGKAIFDENGKPVRMIGSIRDIHKNKIAEKVQNEERNFLKNILESMSDAFVSLDNKWHYTYINSKAGEIFERNPEELIGKNIWEEFPEGLGQQSHLNYEKVMNEKVSIQMEQYYSPMDKWLEKSIFPTENGISIFFTDITNRKKTELELVKAKEKAEESDRLKSAFLANMSHEIRTPMNGILGFSSLLSEPGLDKEEQQEYIKLIQISGARMLNLISEIIDISKIESGMMEVSLREININESVDFVYDLLKLEAGEKSIQLSYNSKLFPALYMVTDPEKLYAVLTNLVKNAIKYTDKGKIDFGYTIKEEGVEFYIKDTGIGIPIERQAAVFDRFIQVDIANIQARQGAGLGLAIAKAFVNLLGGEIWLESQEGIGSTFFFTLPFNTENKEYMPQTYRILKPEIQNTLQLNTKLKILIADDDAISRKLILKSVNEFGKEIIEAKTGRQAVEKFKENPDVDLILMDVQMPEMNGYEATKLIREFNKDVIIITQSAFGLTGDREKAIVSGSNDYITKPIDKTELVILLNKYFTQYQV
- a CDS encoding homoserine kinase, with the protein product MNEIKIFCPGTIANLSCGFDVLGLCLDTVGDEMIIRKSDQKGIRITKIVGANLPLETEKNVAGVAALAMLDALQSDAGFEIEIYKNIKAGSGIGSSAASSAGAVFGINELLGRPFEIKDLVPFAMQGEKLACGNAHADNVAPALLGGFTLVRSYSPLDIIKIESPSELYATVVHPQIELKTSDARSVLKQTVSLKSAIMQWGNVGGLIAGLYTKDYDLIGRSLHDEIVEPLRSVLIPGFNLIKQTALENGALGSGISGSGPSIFALSKGEATANKIAKAMSAVYDEMKLPYEIHVSKVNPDGVRIIR